In Malus sylvestris chromosome 2, drMalSylv7.2, whole genome shotgun sequence, the genomic stretch aaaaacaaacattcaaagattaagtaacgggacaaagcttttcgacggttatcaacgaaaaatcacaatttaacggttattttaactttgattttgatgattttttacagctacactccttgaccttatatgaatacaatgaataaactcgatcttcaatttaaaaatttacactagtggataccataaaatcttatattatacttaatgaaagtacgaaTAAACAAGTGtaagtgaatctattgttttgatgggatacacattctatgaaactaatttcaacgatccaaccgtcaaacttgtttgtatatgcttcaagattgcatatgccaaaaatcgcaaaaaacaaacattcagagatcaagtaacgggacaaaccttttcgatggttatcaacgaaaaatcacgatttaacggttattttaacttcgattttgatgagtttttacagctacactccttgaccctttCTTAATACAATGATAACGGGTGTGGCACGATACggcccgttaagataacaggtgttacacgaaaatgacacgaaTACGACAGACACGActcgtttgccaggcctagttcATTGTATGTAAGGCTGTACTGGTGGTTTAAAACAATTTATCCTTTTTTAGTCGGTTATTATGTTAAATGGTATACCAATAGTTGACAGTCATCAACATATACGTCTATACGGATAAATTTTTAGCAATTCTTCTTATGGTATAAAAGTGTATCTAGTTAACACCATTTCTTAAGTGGATCCCCCTTATGTGAAaagtcaaaaaaaaattaagtaggCTCCAGATTAGgagtgggttcaaaaaaccgaaaactgaaaaaaatcgaaccgaaaacCGGACCGAGgctgaaaaaaccgaaccaaaactgtcaaaaccaaaccgaaccgaatatgGCTAGTTCGGTTTCAGTTTTTTAggttcgaaaaccgaaccgaaatatatatttaattattttttataatattttaattataaaaatcattaaaaaaaaaaaagaaaacttcgAAATCCTGGAGCCATAAGGGTTCAAACCCATGCGCTCCAACTTGAGAAAGTTTCATTGAATCCAAGTTGGCAACATGCTTTGTTTTGCTATGGATGTATAACTAAGttatttataaaattgaaaTCTATAGTCTTTTGTGCTATTAGTCATCAACAAAACCCTAGGCAGCCACaccttttctatttttcattccccttttctctctctcgttCCTTGCCTGCCGCAACCACCCACACCTTTAACCCTAGCCGCTTCGTACCCAATTCCCATCTTTCATCATCCTCTTCtctctttccttctctctctctctacctccctctaaccaaaaacacaaccaaaacccagaaatcccaCCTCAGAAACCTGCGGCAGCTTGTAAGATTCTGAGCGAGCAGTCCTCCCAGGAATGGAAGACCATGGCCCGAGCTTGGCTGGGCTTTGCTCGTTTCCTGATGTCAAAGTTGTCTCCATGGACGAGGTCGAAGCCTGGATCGACTCCAACTTCGATTTCATACCCCTTGGCATCAAATCCATCTTTATGCTTTCCAACCCAATTGGTTGATGGGCATGCTGTTTTGTTTATAAAAGATTCAAGTAGgtatttacattatttttgttgttagttagttagttagtgtTTACAGTTTTGACAAGCTTGCTGCAATGGGATCAAGGATTCTCCTATCTAGCATCCTACTCAGTTAAGTACGGAATGTATATATTTGCTcttttaaaatgtgaatttatCTGTTGTTCAACTTGCAGGTTAATTTCTCACTGAGGATGCTCAAGGCTTCAAGCTCcagatttaaaagaaaaaaaaaactcatgaaAAAAACTGAACCGGGCCTaaaccgaacaaaaaaaaaccgaaccgaaaaaaatcgaagaaaaaCAGAACGGAATCGAATagtaatttcggtttggtttccgGTTTCGGCCAAAAACCGAACGGAACCGAACCCACCTTGGAGATTTTAAGGTCAAAATTTCAACTTTTTAAAAATTGATGCCATGTCACTTTATGTTTGATAGTTCGGAGTCAggctattagggttttagccaCTTATGCCAAGTTAGATAGGATAcagctttatttttattttttttgggctGGATTCCTTTAGGCATCTTCGTATTAAGACCCATAGGTTAATTTGGCTGTTAATGCCATACATGCAATATTAAGTTCACCAATATGGAAAGAAGATGAGTCCAAGAACAAGAAAATGAATGGtccaaatgttttttttttttttgttttttggaaactGGAAATGTAATACCAAGGCAAAGATGCTAGAAAGGTACAAGGAAAGCCTACACCGAGGCCAACAAACAACAAAGCCACATAACAAAGTAGGGAaggggacaaggagaaagacaaTAGAACTGGGTTCTAGTGTCACCCCTACACCTGCCACCAAAATCAAGGGGGATAGGGCAAGTCGTCTTTATTAAGTACATGAACCAACGAAGATGAAGGTCGATTGACCCAAGTGATATTGCAAATCTCCGTACAGCGTTGCGACACCAAAGTATCTGCCGTCATATTGACTGACCTTGGAACCCAAGACTAGCGACAATCGTGAAATGACTCCCCTAACCGCTTAACAACAGTTAAGGTATAAAAGgcctcccatccaccattttccaACTTACAATGAATGGTCCAAATGTTTCTAACTAAAAATTTTACCATGATTTCACACACTTTCTTTTCAAGTTTCAGCAGCATGATACAACCGATACCAACCCTAGCTACCGTAGTACACTAATAATTCAGCTGGTCCATGATAATATTATGGCATTGCGTACGCGGTAACCCCACCAATACCTTATCAAGTCTTTTTAGTCCATGAGATTGCCATAACTcttcattttagtttttgataatgaaaatcaatagaagtggtcgtTGAGTTTATCCACCGaaaatcattttagtcattcgATGAAAAATATATCAATATACTTATTAAGTGGAGGGGTTTGATAAAACTATCCTTAAAAGATGTTCACATGGTCATTCATGTGACAATTTTGACGAGGATATTAAcagatttttcatggaatgaccaaatGATTTATATTAGACAAGCTCATCAACCATTCTATCAATTTTCATTGTCACGAATAAATTgagaagttatgtcaatctcaaagaccattttaaataaatttaacccGAAAATATCTATTCATCTATATATCATGACCTTTTATACATAACAAAGAATCTTACATGTCTTGTAGTAGTAGCACCATCAATCATGGTTTCGTACACTTATCCAATGTTGCTTACTACTTTTTTCACATATAGCTGTAGGTGTCGACAACTAGTGGTACTAGCTAGAACAGTAGTACTACTCCAACCCCAGGTCCGTCTGCTTCCCCAGTTTTTACAATATGTACAACTTTTTCCACTTTTCTTTTAAGCGttataaaaaaatgaatgattgaaattgaaaatataaatttgtcaattgtaaattttttagatCTAATGGTTAGAACACTCATAGCATTGAGTGCTATGTAGCATTAAGGCCACATCCTTCTCTTTTTTACCCTCCATAATATCTTCTATTGATGGTCATGTCTATGTTACTTGAAATTCAGGCCAAGATAATGCATGTTACTTCAATTGAGTATTCTGGGATTTCAACCTGAAAAATAGAGCACCTTGGATTAGATGTGGGGACCTTTAACGTTTCAAATGATATGATGCTTCAGCCCTTTAGGCAGGCGTCCAAAGAAAACCATGTTACCATATTTCCTTCTTTTGTTACAACACTAGGTCAGAATCTGATTGCTAACACATTGCACTTCAAATGGGCTGGACTTTTGGAGTTTAAAGATAAAGATTCGACCTACTAATAAGTCCATGCATTATATAAGCAAAGAATCAGTTTCTGCTTTCATGTTGTTTGGATATCTCGTCATTTAATTGATAACATAGCGAGTATGTGACCTATTTATAAGCTAATAAGTAAGCCACATTTTCACCGATtacatgaaaataaacttgtttgtaccatacttgactaatcccgaaactactgagcaccggtcaacgttataccgtcaaggacccataagagtttccctccaaccaggaggccaatcacaacgcgacacatgtcgacatcagaagccaatcatagcacgacacgtgtcaacatcagaagccaatcacaacacgacacgtgtcaatgtcagaatgaaactagaaactctcttctataaatagagatcattctctcacaatatttccgaatgtcatttgtactaaatcattcactagtactcactaaaggagacctgaacctatgtacttgtgtaaacctttcacaattaatgagaactcctctactccgtggacatacACTAGAAGAAAAAAGCTCATCTATCACGGTGAATGCCCGTGATAAATTGCAATCCACCACGGACACTGTGCCCGTTAGTATTCTGGATGTGATAAAAAGTCTAATTTTCTACCACGGGCTATGCCCGTTGTCAACTGCAATATGACCACGGATTGTACCCGTGGTAGATTGAGATCTAACACCACATACTATGACCGTTGTCGATTACTCATTAACCACAGCTAATGCCCGTGATAAATGGCAATCCACCACGGACACTATGCCCGTTAGTATTCTGGATGTGATAAAAAGTCTCATTTTCTACCACGGGCTATGCCCGTTGTCAACTGCAATATAACCACGGATTGTACCTGTGGTAGATTGAGATCTAACACCACGTGCTATGACCGTTGTCGATTACTAATTAACCACAGCTAATGCccgttataaattattttccaaaattaaaaaaaaatcatttaacaaatatatatatatatatatatatatctgtatttatatattttagtatagaataaccaacaaaattgcagatttactacaatataataagcacataaaaaatacttgataATAttataacataatttaaaaatacttgaGTTTCCAAATGAATACATAAACGGAAGTCATAAAGTATTATCCATGTAGTGCCTAATGAATACATAAACGGAAGTCATAAAGTACTATCTATGTAGTGTCAAAGTATTTAAGGCTTGCTCTTCACTCCACATCCCCCAGTACTGCTGGCCTTGCATCCTTTGGTACAGGTAAACATTTGTTCTAGTGAAATAATGTACTTGCAAGGAATTGATATTTTTATctagtaaaataaaaattaattgagAAGGGAAGAGGAGATCACGTCATATTTCAAAAATAATCTTCAACTTGCCCTGTTCTAACTTGAGCAATAATCTTGACAGTACTCAAGCTTGGGCAAAAGGAAAACAGCTACTTGTTGAACCACCTATCAAAGTTAGTTATAAATATGTAGTTAATTGGTCCAAGAAACTTGACAAAGGcatataaaaagagaaaaatcgtAATCGTTGAATCTTATATTACCTGCCATGAACAAAGAAACAATTTGGTATAAGAACCTGATAGGAATCTCATTCCACAAAACTTCAATTCGAGCCTAAACAactgaaagcaaaaaaaaatctcaagataCATACTTGCATCCAAATCATCCACCGTCATTAACAAAACAACAACCTATATCTTCATTCAGCTAAGATAAAGCAAAAACTTAGATGCCCCGAAATTAACTGGCTGTTCGGTGCTGGCTGGactgtttttaaaaaaaaccgtCAATTTGGAACATGCTGAAACCAAGTTTGGTACCAAAAGATTTCAAACTTGACTTGTTTGTAAATAGCAGCTTTCATCCCCATGAACCTGAAGcattacaataaaacacaacttATTAACCATTTGACATTGGCTTATAGAAAGTTAATAACTTTTCGCAACATTACAAAACCGAAAATTGTAGTACCTTTCAGATATGGGAATCACGAATTTCttccctctttcttcttcatacGCATCCAACATCACTACAAACTCTCTAATTATTCTCTTATCCTCGCTTTCTGTAATCTAAACTCAAGTAAATTCCAGTGCTGAAAAGCAtgccaaaataacaaaaaaaatggtaAGTAAAAAAGCTTCCACTGCAATGTATTGCCAATTAAATTTCCAATTGGGTAAATATATGTAGGGTTCTAAGTTCTAACTGCCAAGCATGCGTGAGGTCTGAAATGGGATTTACGGAAGTTACACAGTTTGAGGGAAACTGTTTTGTATGGAACGTGGTGCAGTTTTCTCCACCCTTTTCCAcgtttgaatttctttttttttttgtcatttttttgttttatttacacAAATGCCCAT encodes the following:
- the LOC126600186 gene encoding uncharacterized protein LOC126600186: MKALNIPRGVRRVLFQTSNTDSAQFVFCIFIFFGHLSGRLSLNLWQPLYITQITESEDKRIIREFVVMLDAYEEERGKKFVIPISERFMGMKAAIYKQVKFEIFWYQTWFQHVPN